A region from the Flavobacterium enshiense genome encodes:
- a CDS encoding TM2 domain-containing protein, which translates to MEVTKPKEDWNQPQPPQQHNKKLACGLLAILLGPFGIHKFHLGYQTEGIITLVISLVTCGIVTTLTGLIEGILYLIKSDEEFYETYQMNKRPWF; encoded by the coding sequence ATGGAGGTTACAAAACCGAAGGAAGACTGGAACCAACCGCAGCCGCCTCAGCAGCATAATAAAAAATTGGCTTGTGGTTTATTGGCTATATTGTTAGGTCCGTTTGGAATACATAAGTTTCATCTGGGTTATCAGACAGAGGGTATTATTACTTTAGTGATTTCGTTAGTTACGTGTGGTATTGTAACTACTCTAACTGGTCTAATTGAAGGAATTCTCTATTTGATAAAATCAGATGAGGAATTTTACGAAACGTATCAGATGAACAAACGTCCATGGTTTTAA
- a CDS encoding VOC family protein: MSKNDIKRVTGLGGFFFKCDDSNATKDWYKNHLGIPVDQYGWTFWWKDREGNDCSTQWSPFPAETKYFEPSQKQFMMNFRVDNLEELLKVLKEEGVTIVDEMESYDYGKFGLILDPEGNKIELWEPEDEAFL, encoded by the coding sequence ATGAGTAAGAACGACATTAAAAGAGTAACGGGATTGGGTGGTTTTTTCTTCAAATGCGACGATTCCAATGCGACTAAAGACTGGTACAAAAATCATTTGGGTATTCCGGTAGATCAGTATGGATGGACATTTTGGTGGAAAGACAGGGAAGGAAATGACTGTTCAACACAATGGTCGCCTTTTCCGGCCGAAACCAAGTATTTTGAGCCGAGTCAGAAGCAATTCATGATGAATTTTCGAGTAGATAATCTCGAGGAATTGTTGAAAGTTTTAAAGGAGGAAGGTGTAACTATCGTTGATGAAATGGAATCTTATGACTACGGTAAATTCGGGTTAATCCTTGATCCGGAAGGAAATAAAATTGAACTTTGGGAGCCTGAGGATGAGGCTTTTCTGTAA
- a CDS encoding 2-hydroxyacid dehydrogenase has product MNKDLQPISQTKILHIDSNHPLLWEQLVKARFQNFEDFKSSKHEIEAKIHDYHGIVIRSRFKIDKNFLDKAANLQFIARVGAGLESIDCEYAESKGVHLIAAPEGNRNAVGEHALGMLLSLFNNLNKADREVRSGHWNRESNRGHELDGKTVGIIGYGNMGKSFAKKLRGFDVEVLCYDILDDVGDENACQVSLGEFQQKVDVVSLHTPWTPETDKMINTDFINAFAKPFWFINTARGNSVVTADLVAALQSKNILGAGLDVLEYEKLSFEHLFEGEKPAAFEYLLEANNVLLTPHIAGWTMESKVKLAQTIVDKIIQMYSEV; this is encoded by the coding sequence ATGAATAAAGATTTGCAGCCGATTTCCCAAACCAAAATACTCCATATCGACAGCAACCATCCGTTGTTGTGGGAACAATTGGTAAAAGCCCGATTTCAGAATTTTGAAGATTTTAAATCATCAAAACACGAAATCGAAGCAAAGATTCACGACTATCACGGTATTGTTATCCGAAGCCGTTTTAAAATTGATAAAAACTTTCTCGACAAAGCCGCCAATCTGCAATTCATCGCTAGAGTAGGTGCCGGCTTGGAAAGCATCGACTGTGAGTATGCCGAAAGTAAAGGCGTACATCTTATTGCTGCTCCCGAAGGCAATCGCAATGCTGTTGGAGAACATGCTTTGGGGATGCTGTTGTCGCTTTTCAATAACCTGAACAAAGCCGACCGGGAAGTGCGCAGTGGTCATTGGAACCGTGAAAGTAATCGTGGTCACGAACTCGACGGAAAAACGGTGGGTATCATCGGTTATGGGAATATGGGAAAATCTTTTGCCAAAAAACTCCGTGGTTTTGATGTCGAGGTTTTGTGTTACGATATTTTAGACGATGTGGGCGACGAAAATGCGTGTCAGGTAAGTTTGGGTGAATTTCAGCAGAAAGTCGATGTAGTGAGTCTGCATACGCCATGGACGCCTGAAACTGATAAAATGATCAATACCGACTTTATCAATGCCTTTGCCAAACCGTTCTGGTTCATCAATACGGCAAGAGGGAATAGTGTCGTAACCGCTGATTTAGTAGCTGCCTTGCAATCAAAAAATATTCTTGGAGCAGGGTTGGATGTACTGGAATACGAAAAGCTTTCGTTCGAACATTTGTTTGAAGGTGAAAAACCAGCCGCCTTCGAGTACCTGCTAGAAGCCAACAATGTTCTTCTTACACCACACATCGCCGGTTGGACAATGGAAAGCAAGGTGAAACTAGCACAAACCATCGTGGATAAAATTATTCAGATGTACAGTGAGGTTTAA
- the mgtE gene encoding magnesium transporter, whose protein sequence is MEFKISKDLIQQLEQLIQSKNDQQLEVLLNDLHHADIAEILDELDFDEATYIFKVLDSEKTAEILLELEDDLRENILQRLSAKEIAEELDELDTDDAADIIAELPQSKMEEVISELEDVEHAKDIVDLLRYDEDTAGGLMGKELVKVNENWNVLTCVKEMRQQAEHVTRVHSIYVVDDEDRLKGRLSLKDLLTTSTKTPISDVYIKKVDYVKVDTPDVEVARIMQKYDLEAIPVVDEMGRLVGRITIDDIIDVIKEEADQDYQLAAGISQDVEADDSILELTRARLPWLVLALLGGFVSVKVLGLFEPAMEGHKALFFFTPLIAAMGGNVGVQSSAIIVQGLANNAITGSIIQRLLKELSLSLLNGLILSSILFAGSYFLLGYEIHIGITVTIALLSVIIIASLNGTFIPIILNKYGIDPALATGPFITTTNDILGILIYFSIARLILGF, encoded by the coding sequence ATGGAGTTTAAAATCAGCAAAGACCTAATTCAACAATTAGAGCAACTTATTCAAAGCAAAAACGACCAGCAACTGGAAGTATTGCTGAATGATTTGCACCATGCTGATATTGCCGAAATCCTTGACGAACTGGATTTTGATGAAGCAACCTATATTTTTAAAGTCCTGGATTCCGAGAAAACAGCGGAAATCCTGTTGGAATTGGAAGACGATTTGCGTGAAAATATTTTGCAGCGTCTTTCAGCCAAAGAAATTGCAGAAGAGCTCGACGAGTTGGATACCGACGACGCGGCCGACATTATTGCCGAACTTCCACAGTCTAAAATGGAAGAGGTTATCTCCGAGCTGGAGGATGTTGAACACGCCAAAGACATTGTCGATTTGTTGCGTTACGACGAAGATACCGCCGGAGGTTTGATGGGAAAAGAGTTAGTGAAAGTGAACGAAAACTGGAACGTACTCACCTGTGTTAAAGAGATGCGCCAGCAGGCTGAACACGTAACCCGCGTGCACTCCATTTATGTGGTGGATGATGAAGATCGCCTGAAAGGCCGTTTGTCGCTGAAAGACTTGCTTACCACTTCAACCAAAACGCCTATCAGTGATGTCTATATCAAAAAAGTAGATTACGTGAAAGTGGATACCCCCGATGTGGAAGTAGCCCGTATCATGCAGAAATACGACTTGGAAGCCATTCCCGTGGTGGACGAAATGGGACGTCTTGTGGGTAGAATTACCATCGACGATATCATCGATGTAATTAAAGAAGAAGCTGATCAGGATTATCAGTTAGCGGCCGGTATCTCGCAGGACGTTGAAGCGGATGACAGTATTTTGGAACTTACGCGTGCCCGCTTGCCTTGGTTGGTTTTGGCTCTGCTGGGTGGTTTTGTCAGTGTGAAAGTTTTAGGGCTTTTCGAACCGGCGATGGAAGGCCATAAAGCCTTGTTCTTTTTTACTCCGTTAATTGCGGCGATGGGTGGGAACGTTGGAGTACAGTCTTCTGCGATTATCGTACAGGGTTTGGCGAACAATGCCATAACCGGAAGTATTATCCAACGCTTGTTGAAAGAGTTGTCTCTTAGTTTATTAAACGGATTGATATTGTCGTCGATCCTTTTTGCCGGCAGTTACTTTTTGTTAGGATACGAAATCCATATTGGGATTACCGTTACCATTGCACTGTTGTCAGTGATTATCATTGCCTCCCTTAACGGAACTTTTATTCCCATCATTCTGAATAAGTATGGGATCGACCCCGCTTTGGCTACGGGGCCGTTTATAACCACAACTAATGATATCCTCGGAATTCTGATTTATTTCAGCATCGCCCGACTGATTCTTGGGTTTTAA
- the rsmA gene encoding 16S rRNA (adenine(1518)-N(6)/adenine(1519)-N(6))-dimethyltransferase RsmA translates to MDKVKAKKHLGQHFLNDESIAKDIADALTLKGYKNVLEIGPGMGVLTKYLLEKPIDTYVIEIDTESVAYLDAHYPKLHGKIISKDFLKYNIKEVFNDEPFAIIGNFPYNISTQIVFRTLELRDQIPEFSGMFQKEVAERICSKKGSKVYGILSVLAQAFYDVEYLFTVSEHVFTPPPKVKSGVMRMIRKENYHLPCDEKLLFTVVKTSFNQRRKTLRNSLKSMNLSDNLREDSIFDLRPEQLSVEQFIELTQKIGADGV, encoded by the coding sequence ATGGACAAAGTAAAAGCAAAAAAACACCTCGGACAGCATTTCCTGAACGATGAAAGCATAGCCAAAGACATAGCCGATGCACTGACATTGAAAGGCTATAAAAACGTATTGGAGATCGGTCCGGGAATGGGTGTGCTTACCAAATATCTGTTGGAGAAACCCATCGATACCTATGTGATCGAGATTGATACCGAATCGGTGGCTTACCTCGATGCACATTATCCTAAATTGCACGGAAAGATCATCTCCAAAGATTTTTTAAAATACAATATCAAAGAAGTTTTCAACGATGAGCCTTTCGCTATCATCGGAAACTTTCCGTATAATATTTCCACACAGATTGTGTTCAGGACTTTGGAGCTTCGTGACCAGATCCCGGAATTTTCTGGAATGTTCCAAAAAGAGGTGGCAGAGCGTATCTGTTCCAAAAAAGGAAGTAAGGTTTACGGTATTTTGTCGGTATTGGCGCAGGCCTTTTACGATGTAGAATACCTTTTTACGGTAAGCGAACACGTGTTTACACCACCGCCAAAAGTTAAATCTGGGGTGATGCGAATGATCCGTAAGGAAAATTACCATTTGCCTTGTGATGAAAAATTGCTGTTCACCGTCGTGAAAACATCCTTCAACCAAAGAAGAAAGACACTTCGAAATAGCTTAAAATCGATGAATCTGTCGGATAATTTAAGAGAAGATAGTATCTTTGACCTCCGTCCGGAACAGCTTTCCGTAGAACAATTCATAGAACTTACTCAAAAAATAGGAGCCGATGGAGTTTAA
- a CDS encoding DUF4286 family protein yields MIIYNVTINIHESVHDQWMKWMQEKHIKDVLATGKFTSARMVKVLVEEDMGGVTYSIQYTTDSKETLQRYYDEDAARLREEGLRLFGDKMLAFRTELELISEH; encoded by the coding sequence ATGATAATCTACAACGTAACTATCAATATACACGAAAGCGTCCACGATCAATGGATGAAATGGATGCAGGAAAAACACATCAAAGACGTTTTGGCTACTGGAAAATTTACGTCGGCACGTATGGTTAAAGTATTGGTGGAAGAAGATATGGGAGGAGTGACATATTCCATTCAGTATACCACTGATTCTAAAGAAACCTTGCAGCGTTATTACGACGAAGATGCAGCAAGGCTTCGTGAAGAGGGATTGCGTCTTTTCGGTGATAAAATGTTAGCCTTCCGTACCGAACTGGAGTTGATTTCAGAACATTAA
- a CDS encoding tetratricopeptide repeat protein — protein MRFNFVYILLFFSLTVFSQNEQLAQNYFDRGEFEKAIVVYEDVLKAQPYNYPVLLKSIACYQQLKQYEKAEQLIQSRIEKMKLDNLYVELGYNYQLQKNQEKADKNYASALEKIRENPNNVYGIAYAFEQKVLVEKAIQAYEIGKSVNPNLNFDYQLALLQGQLGNMELMTDKLLDFAFSNPANLPMVQNQLMRFITEDASESFNAYLKKALLLRTQKTQDIFWNQFLSWYFVQQKEFGKAFIQEKAIFKRQPDNFYTIINLAKLAVQEDENEAATEILQFILDNTQDLGLQMEAHHHLLSMEIEKASEKEFPGIREKLNLLLKKYGISPYSLQLQILSAHFDAFYLKQFESAKNTLTKALELPLNNYQKAEVKDELADILLLDEKFNQAIIYYAQIEDDLKNDEIGHQASLKMAKASYFKGDFEWAQKQFKVLKSSSSQLIANDALELFLLISDNTVEDSTQVALKKFCKADFLLYQNKTAEALKAFKAILTEHKGQAIEDETLLKVGQLYEKQNDFQQALLLYQQILDNYKESIYTDEALFYSAEIYRKNLQDVEKAKALYEKVIFNHQDSIHFVDARTNFRKLRGDTNL, from the coding sequence ATGAGATTCAACTTCGTTTACATACTGCTTTTTTTCTCGCTAACTGTTTTTTCGCAAAACGAACAGTTGGCGCAGAATTATTTTGACCGTGGCGAATTTGAAAAAGCCATAGTGGTGTATGAGGATGTCTTAAAAGCACAACCTTACAATTACCCGGTTTTGCTTAAATCCATTGCCTGTTACCAACAGTTGAAGCAATACGAAAAGGCAGAACAACTGATTCAGAGCCGAATCGAAAAAATGAAATTGGATAATCTTTACGTAGAACTTGGGTATAACTATCAACTGCAGAAAAATCAGGAGAAAGCGGATAAAAATTACGCCAGCGCGTTGGAGAAAATTCGCGAAAACCCCAATAATGTTTATGGTATTGCTTATGCTTTCGAACAAAAGGTACTTGTGGAAAAAGCAATTCAGGCCTACGAAATCGGAAAATCGGTTAACCCTAATTTGAATTTCGATTACCAACTGGCTTTGTTGCAGGGGCAATTAGGGAATATGGAGCTGATGACCGATAAGCTTCTTGATTTTGCTTTTTCTAATCCGGCCAACCTTCCGATGGTTCAAAATCAGTTGATGCGATTCATAACCGAGGATGCCAGCGAAAGTTTCAACGCTTACCTGAAAAAAGCCTTATTACTTCGGACACAAAAAACGCAAGATATTTTCTGGAACCAGTTTTTGAGTTGGTATTTTGTTCAACAGAAAGAATTCGGAAAAGCCTTCATTCAGGAGAAAGCCATTTTTAAAAGACAGCCCGATAATTTCTATACAATAATCAATCTGGCAAAACTGGCGGTTCAGGAAGACGAAAACGAAGCGGCAACCGAAATATTGCAGTTCATACTGGATAATACACAGGATTTGGGATTGCAAATGGAGGCGCATCATCATTTGTTGTCCATGGAAATTGAAAAGGCTTCAGAAAAAGAATTTCCGGGAATAAGAGAAAAACTTAACCTGTTGTTGAAGAAGTACGGTATTTCCCCTTACTCCTTGCAATTACAGATTTTGTCCGCGCATTTCGATGCGTTCTATCTGAAGCAATTTGAATCGGCTAAAAATACGCTAACCAAAGCATTGGAATTGCCTTTGAATAATTACCAAAAAGCGGAAGTGAAAGATGAACTGGCTGATATTTTATTATTGGATGAAAAATTCAATCAGGCAATCATCTATTATGCTCAGATCGAAGATGATTTGAAAAACGATGAAATAGGACATCAGGCCAGTCTGAAAATGGCTAAAGCGAGTTATTTTAAAGGCGATTTCGAATGGGCGCAGAAACAGTTTAAAGTTTTGAAATCTTCATCGTCCCAATTAATCGCCAATGATGCGCTGGAATTGTTTCTGCTCATCAGCGACAATACTGTAGAAGACAGTACGCAGGTCGCTCTGAAAAAATTCTGCAAAGCCGATTTCTTACTTTATCAAAATAAAACTGCCGAAGCGCTAAAAGCATTTAAGGCCATATTGACTGAACATAAAGGTCAGGCGATTGAGGATGAAACTTTGCTGAAGGTCGGACAATTGTATGAAAAACAAAACGATTTCCAACAGGCATTACTGCTTTATCAGCAGATTTTGGACAATTACAAAGAGAGTATTTATACCGATGAAGCTTTGTTCTATTCAGCGGAAATTTACCGCAAGAATCTGCAGGATGTAGAAAAGGCAAAAGCACTTTACGAAAAGGTGATTTTTAACCATCAGGACAGTATTCACTTTGTGGATGCCCGAACGAATTTCAGAAAACTTAGAGGGGACACAAATCTGTAA
- a CDS encoding F0F1 ATP synthase subunit epsilon: MIVEIVSPEATLFSGEVTSVAVPGVNGEFQMLNNHAAIVSLLGKGNVKIVGSGLKIAKEFAHKFHKVNEQTFWLPIESGTVEMNDNKVIVLAD, from the coding sequence ATGATTGTAGAAATTGTATCACCAGAAGCCACATTATTCAGCGGTGAAGTTACTTCGGTAGCAGTTCCGGGAGTGAATGGCGAGTTCCAGATGTTGAACAACCACGCGGCTATCGTGTCGTTGTTAGGAAAAGGAAACGTAAAAATCGTTGGTTCGGGATTGAAAATCGCAAAGGAATTTGCGCATAAATTCCACAAAGTAAACGAACAGACGTTTTGGTTACCTATCGAATCAGGAACTGTCGAAATGAACGACAATAAAGTAATTGTTTTAGCTGACTAA
- the atpD gene encoding F0F1 ATP synthase subunit beta, which yields MSKVTGKVAQIIGPVVDVVFNTQNAELPKIYDSLEIIKKDGTKLVLEVQSHVGEDTVRTISMDSTDGLSRGTEVVSTGSPIQMPIGKDIYGRLFNVMGDAIDGLGDLPKDGANGLPIHRQAPKFEDLSTSTEVLFTGIKVIDLIEPYAKGGKIGLFGGAGVGKTVLIQELINNIAKGHGGLSVFAGVGERTREGNDLLREMLESGIIKYGDDFMHSMENGGWDLSKVDKPGMRESKATFVFGQMNEPPGARARVALSGLSIAEYFRDGAGEGQGKDVLFFVDNIFRFTQAGSEVSALLGRMPSAVGYQPTLATEMGTMQERITSTKTGSITSVQAVYVPADDLTDPAPATTFAHLDATTVLSRKIAELGIYPAVDPLDSTSRILTPEILGKEHYACAQRVKEILQKYKQLQDIIAILGMEELSEDDKLAVSRARRVQRFLSQPFHVAEQFTGIPGVLVDIKDTIKGFNMIIDGELDHLPEAAFNLKGTIEEAIEAGQKMLAEA from the coding sequence ATGTCTAAAGTTACAGGAAAAGTTGCACAGATTATCGGACCGGTGGTTGACGTGGTTTTTAACACGCAAAATGCCGAACTTCCAAAGATTTATGATTCATTAGAAATCATTAAAAAAGATGGTACAAAATTAGTACTTGAAGTACAGTCTCACGTTGGTGAGGATACGGTTCGTACTATTTCGATGGATTCAACGGATGGTCTAAGCAGAGGTACAGAAGTGGTTTCAACAGGTAGTCCAATCCAAATGCCGATCGGTAAAGATATCTATGGTCGTTTGTTCAATGTAATGGGAGACGCTATTGATGGGCTTGGAGATTTGCCAAAAGATGGTGCGAATGGTTTGCCAATTCACCGTCAGGCTCCTAAATTTGAAGATTTATCAACTTCGACTGAAGTTCTATTTACAGGTATTAAAGTAATCGATTTGATCGAGCCTTACGCAAAAGGGGGTAAAATTGGATTGTTCGGTGGTGCTGGTGTAGGTAAGACAGTATTGATTCAGGAGTTGATTAACAATATTGCAAAAGGTCACGGTGGTCTTTCTGTATTCGCTGGAGTAGGTGAAAGAACACGTGAAGGAAATGACTTGCTTCGTGAGATGTTAGAGTCAGGTATTATCAAATATGGTGATGATTTCATGCACTCTATGGAAAATGGAGGATGGGATTTATCAAAAGTTGATAAACCAGGAATGAGAGAGTCTAAGGCTACTTTCGTTTTCGGACAGATGAATGAGCCACCAGGAGCTCGTGCTCGTGTAGCTTTATCTGGTCTTTCTATCGCTGAGTACTTCCGTGATGGAGCTGGTGAAGGTCAAGGAAAAGACGTACTTTTCTTCGTTGATAACATCTTCCGTTTTACACAGGCAGGTTCTGAGGTATCGGCACTATTAGGTCGTATGCCATCTGCGGTAGGTTACCAACCAACATTGGCAACTGAGATGGGTACAATGCAGGAGCGTATTACTTCAACAAAAACGGGATCTATTACATCTGTACAGGCGGTTTACGTACCTGCGGATGACTTAACTGACCCGGCACCGGCAACTACGTTTGCTCACTTAGATGCTACAACAGTATTGTCTCGTAAAATTGCTGAGTTAGGTATTTACCCTGCGGTAGATCCATTGGATTCTACTTCTCGTATCCTTACTCCGGAAATCTTAGGAAAAGAGCACTACGCTTGTGCGCAAAGAGTAAAAGAGATTCTACAGAAATACAAACAATTACAGGATATCATCGCGATCTTAGGTATGGAAGAATTATCAGAAGATGATAAATTAGCTGTATCAAGAGCACGTCGTGTACAACGTTTCTTATCTCAGCCGTTCCACGTAGCTGAGCAGTTTACAGGTATCCCGGGTGTATTGGTTGATATCAAAGATACTATCAAAGGATTTAACATGATTATCGACGGTGAGTTAGACCACTTACCGGAGGCAGCGTTCAACTTGAAAGGTACCATCGAAGAGGCTATCGAAGCTGGACAAAAAATGTTAGCAGAAGCATAA
- the glmS gene encoding glutamine--fructose-6-phosphate transaminase (isomerizing) codes for MCGIVGYIGHREAYPVIIKGLKRLEYRGYDSAGLVLCEEGKFNLSKTKGKVSDLEAKAEKELSLKGTVGMGHTRWATHGVPNDVNSHPHFSNSGELVIIHNGIIENYEPLKKELMNRGYVFHSDTDTEVLVNLIEEVQKKDNLKLGKAVQVALNQVIGAYAIAVMDTKTPEEMVVARLGSPLAIGIGEDEFFVASDASPFIEYTTNAIYLEDEEMAIVRLHKPMKVRKIKDNSLVDPYIQQLQMNLEQIEKGGYDHFMLKEIYEQPSVIKDTYRGRLHANKGIIQMAGVEDNIEKFTNASRILIVACGTSWHAGLVAEYIIEEFARISVEVEYASEFRYRNPIINSDDVVIAISQSGETADTLAAIKLAKEKGAFVFGVCNVVGSSISRETHAGAYTHAGPEIGVASTKAFTTQITVLAMIALRLAKAKGTMNNSDYQRYLLELELIPEKVEEALLSNDVAKTIAGIYKDAPNCLYLGRGYNFPVALEGALKLKEISYIHAEGYPAAEMKHGPIALIDEHMPVVVIAPKQNHYDKVVSNIQEIKARSGKIIAVVTKGDTQVRALADHVIEVPDTSEALTPLLTTIPLQLLSYHIAVMRECNVDQPRNLAKSVTVE; via the coding sequence ATGTGTGGAATTGTTGGATATATAGGTCACAGAGAAGCTTATCCTGTGATTATTAAAGGATTAAAAAGGCTGGAGTACCGTGGGTATGACAGTGCTGGCTTGGTTTTGTGTGAGGAAGGGAAGTTTAATCTTTCCAAGACAAAAGGAAAAGTTTCTGATTTGGAAGCCAAAGCCGAAAAAGAATTGTCATTAAAAGGAACTGTAGGTATGGGGCACACCCGTTGGGCTACACACGGAGTTCCTAATGATGTGAATTCACACCCTCATTTTTCGAATTCCGGTGAATTGGTGATTATCCATAACGGAATTATCGAGAACTATGAGCCGCTTAAGAAAGAATTAATGAACCGTGGCTATGTTTTTCATTCTGATACAGATACCGAAGTTTTGGTTAATCTTATTGAAGAGGTTCAGAAAAAAGACAATCTTAAATTAGGAAAAGCGGTTCAGGTTGCCTTGAACCAAGTGATTGGAGCCTATGCTATTGCGGTTATGGATACAAAAACGCCTGAGGAAATGGTCGTGGCGCGTTTAGGGAGTCCGTTAGCTATCGGAATCGGAGAAGATGAATTCTTCGTTGCATCGGATGCTTCTCCTTTTATTGAATATACGACGAATGCTATCTATCTGGAAGATGAGGAAATGGCGATAGTTCGTTTGCATAAACCGATGAAGGTTCGCAAGATAAAAGACAATTCGTTGGTGGATCCATACATTCAGCAATTGCAGATGAATTTGGAGCAGATTGAAAAAGGAGGCTATGATCATTTCATGTTGAAAGAGATTTACGAGCAGCCGAGTGTGATCAAAGATACCTACCGTGGTCGTTTGCATGCCAATAAAGGTATTATTCAGATGGCAGGTGTGGAAGATAATATTGAGAAATTCACCAATGCCAGCCGAATCCTTATCGTTGCCTGCGGAACTTCGTGGCACGCCGGATTGGTGGCAGAATATATAATTGAGGAATTTGCACGTATTTCTGTTGAAGTAGAATATGCGTCTGAATTCCGTTATCGCAATCCGATTATTAACTCTGATGACGTGGTTATTGCCATTTCGCAATCAGGAGAAACGGCTGATACGTTAGCGGCTATTAAGTTGGCGAAAGAAAAAGGTGCGTTCGTTTTCGGAGTATGTAATGTAGTTGGATCTTCCATTTCCCGTGAAACCCATGCCGGAGCTTATACGCATGCCGGACCGGAAATCGGGGTGGCATCCACAAAAGCGTTTACTACGCAAATCACAGTGTTAGCCATGATTGCGCTTCGTTTGGCTAAAGCCAAAGGAACGATGAATAATTCTGATTACCAGCGTTATTTGCTGGAATTGGAATTGATTCCTGAAAAAGTGGAAGAAGCATTGTTGAGTAATGATGTAGCCAAAACCATTGCAGGAATTTATAAAGATGCTCCTAACTGTCTTTATTTAGGACGCGGTTATAATTTCCCTGTAGCATTGGAAGGTGCGTTAAAATTAAAAGAGATATCCTACATACATGCGGAAGGTTATCCTGCAGCTGAAATGAAGCACGGACCAATCGCGTTAATCGATGAGCACATGCCGGTTGTGGTGATTGCGCCTAAGCAGAACCATTACGATAAAGTGGTAAGTAATATTCAGGAAATCAAAGCCAGAAGCGGAAAAATCATTGCGGTGGTTACCAAAGGTGATACTCAGGTGCGTGCATTGGCAGATCACGTGATTGAAGTGCCTGATACTTCGGAAGCATTAACGCCATTATTGACAACAATCCCGTTACAATTACTTTCATACCACATTGCGGTGATGAGAGAATGTAATGTCGATCAGCCAAGAAACCTTGCAAAATCGGTTACTGTGGAATAA